The bacterium genome contains the following window.
GGCGCCAGGACAGTTTGCGGAACACCCGGTGTCTCGCGCATTGATCTTCTTGGGTGTCGCATCCCGCTCGGCGATCAGCGTCGGATTGTCGCTGGATTATCTGCGGACTGTCGCCACGACCGAGCTGGGCATCGGTCGCGCTCAGCGGCTCGCCTTCGGGGCTCCAGAAGCGTGGCCCCGGGTGTCGCCGGAGCAGCTTGACCAGCGTGGTTACCTCTCTCTCGAGCAGTCGACAGCGGAAGCCACCGGTGAGATGCGCACCCGGCTGCTCGAACGTCGCATGGATCCCGTGGCCGACCGCGAGAGATTCGAGGTGGTGACTCGCCAAATGGCCGACGTTGCGGTCGCCCCGGCCGAGTCGCTCTCTACCGTGGAGCGTCTATTCGTCGAACGTCTACTGGCCTCGGGAGATGGCCCTCATTCGCGAGCGGGAGCGCTCCTGCCTCCGACCGTTCGCACCGATGCCCTCAAGTGGGTGCGGGATGTGGCGCACCATCTCGCGGAGACGGCACCCGATCGGCCGGTCGTGATCGTACCGCCCGACGAACTGCCCGAGCTCTACGAGATCGAGAGCTGGCACGATCGGGGGCATCTGGCGGAGCGCGGCGCACGTCTCTTCTCGGAGGCGCTCGCAAGCGATCTCTGTCCCTCGACGTTTCTGACGAAGGGTGAGCGGGGCGCGGTCAGAACTGGAAATAGATGAAGGGTTTCGCCTCGAGCGGAACCATCAGGAGCGCCAGGCTCCAGGCCAGGCCATAGGCCGGCGCGAACGCGATGCCGGGGATCTCGCCGGCTCTTTCTTCGGGTCGCAGGCGCCAGCAGAGTGCGTGCATGCCGACCAAGAGGGCCAGGATCGGCCACACGACCCCTGGCAGGGCCGTGTTCCCGTGAGATGCCCAGGTGAGGTAGGCCTGGGCCGCGATCCAGGCGTCGGAAAGCGTCGCTGCGCGGAAGAAGATCCAGCAAAAGACCACCCACCAGGCGGTGAACAACAGGGCCGCAAGCCGCGAGAGGGGCCTGAGCCCGCCGGGGGCGTGACGGATGCCCACCAGGGCCCGCCACTGCCGGTGGACAACGAGGGCGAGGCCATGCAGTCCACCCCAGATGACGAAATTCCAGAATGCACCGTGCCAGAGACCGCCTAACAACATCGTGGCCATCAGGTTGACGCGCGTCCGGACCGAGCCGTGTCGATTGCCGCCGAGCGAGATGTAGAGGTAGTCCCGCAGCCAGCTCGAAAGTGAGATATGCCAGCGGCGCCAGAATTCCGTCGCGGAGAGACTGAAGTAGGGAGCGGCGAAGTTGCGCGGAAGCCGATAGCCGAGGAGCCCCGCCGTCGCGATCGCCATGTCGGAATAACCTGAAAAATCGCAGTAGATCTGCACGGCGTAGAGCCAGGTGGCTCCGATCAATGCGCTCGCAGTATGGGCCGCCGGTTCCGCATAGACGGGGTCGATCCAGAGCGCCAGGTTGTCGCCGACGCAGGCTTTCTTGAAGAACCCGATCCAGAAGAGGGTGAGGCATGCGCGTACGGGCACGATGGAGAAGAGTGGGCGGCTCACGAGCTGGGGGAGGAAATCCCGGGCGCGCACGATCGGTCCGGCAACGAGTTGGGGGAAGAAGGCAACGAAGAGGGCGAAGTCGAGTGGCTCTCGCCTCGCCTGAATCTCCCGCCGGTAGACGTCGATCGTGTAGCTCATCGACTGGAATGTGAAGAAGCTGATCCCCACCGGAAGTGTGAGGTGGAGTGTCGTCCAGCCGGCTTGCAGGCCGACGGCTTCGAGCAGCGCGGTTGCCGAGCCGGCGAAGAAATCCAGGTACTTGAAGGTGAAGAGGATGCCGAGGTTGGTGGCCAGACTCGCCCACAGCCAGGTGCGTCTCCGCGTCTGGTCTTCGCTGGCCTCGATTCGCAGGGCTGCGAGGTAGTCGATCGCCGTGGAGAGCAGGATCAAGCCCAGGAAGCGCCAATCCCACGCCCCGTAGAAGAAGTAGCTTGCGGCCAGTAGCCAGGCCTTGTGGTTGCGGTGGCCACGGCAGGCCCACGCCACCGCGAGCACGACAGCGAAGAAGACGAAGAAGGTCGATTCGACGAACAGCACGGCGGAGGACCTACGTGTAGCGAATCGGGTCACCCACGTCGTGACAGAGGCGTGCTACCGGACACTCCCAGGCTGAGTAACGAGAGGGCGGCCCCGAGCTTGGACAAGGGCAGCGTCAGTAAGGAAGGCTCCCTCGTGGCTCACATTCGAACCATCTCTTGTTGAAGGAGGCCGGCAGTTCTCTGAGATCGGTGCAGAACTCGGGGAGGCGGTCGTCGTGCACGGCGTGGTTCGTCTCGACAGCGACTTCGGCTATGGGCACCGGTACGAACCCCTGGAAGAGGCCAGCAGCGTGACGACCGACTGATCGGATTCACCCAGGTCGTGGGGCATGTGCGGAGAGGGGAAGCAGCAATCGCGTGCTCAGGCCGGATCCGGGCCCACGCGAATCATACGCTTGCCGCGGTTCTCGCCGGCGAGCAGGCCGATCAGGCCGCGGGGTGCGTTCTCGAGGCCGTCGAGAATGTCCTCGATGA
Protein-coding sequences here:
- a CDS encoding MBOAT family protein, translated to MLFVESTFFVFFAVVLAVAWACRGHRNHKAWLLAASYFFYGAWDWRFLGLILLSTAIDYLAALRIEASEDQTRRRTWLWASLATNLGILFTFKYLDFFAGSATALLEAVGLQAGWTTLHLTLPVGISFFTFQSMSYTIDVYRREIQARREPLDFALFVAFFPQLVAGPIVRARDFLPQLVSRPLFSIVPVRACLTLFWIGFFKKACVGDNLALWIDPVYAEPAAHTASALIGATWLYAVQIYCDFSGYSDMAIATAGLLGYRLPRNFAAPYFSLSATEFWRRWHISLSSWLRDYLYISLGGNRHGSVRTRVNLMATMLLGGLWHGAFWNFVIWGGLHGLALVVHRQWRALVGIRHAPGGLRPLSRLAALLFTAWWVVFCWIFFRAATLSDAWIAAQAYLTWASHGNTALPGVVWPILALLVGMHALCWRLRPEERAGEIPGIAFAPAYGLAWSLALLMVPLEAKPFIYFQF